TATATGAAATAATTGAGAGATTTTGAAAATTGCTACTTGAATCGTTACCTCGACTACAAGAATGTAACCATCATCTTCTTCAGAACCTTTGGAGATGAAAGTGGGTTCGCCGATAAATCTTCTACTACCAACAGACCATGTGTGCACAGATTTAGTCGAGGCATTGAGCTTCACCACCATATCGAATGGAAAGCTTGGCAATGCACTGCGAGAACCCGAAGAGGCTGCTGCATATATGTATTTGTTTTTGGTGCCTGAAAATGCTGGATTGATCACCGGAAAATCTGATGACTTGTTCCACTCGTTCAAAGGCTCCGCATCACATCTTTGACAGTTCCCATTGGCATCCAAGTTGATAGAAACCTTAACAAGGTGAGGCAATGACTTGCTTCCGGTTATGTTCATAACCGAAGGGTCTAGTTTACCACTTTGCCAATCATATCCAAATAACTTTTGGAAATTGAACCACTCGTAAGAGCAAGCAGAACCATGTATTTGGATCTCGGAGTTCCCATTCTCATCTAAATTCTCATAGGCATTGCATACATGTAGCAGCCAAAACTGTGAAGGAGCTTCAATAGGCACTCTCCAATCTCGATTATGATTCCCTTTATCGGGAAAGCGAGGAAGCAGGTATATGGGAGAAGTGTCCTTGCTAGGGTTTACTGATAATGCTGTTATCATCGGAGTAGTCCCACAAACTGCAGTCATTGCACCTATAAACATGCATAAAATGTGTTAAAAACTAAACCAGAGTAGTATTATCAACTTTCATAAAATGTGAATGAAGATTCAAAACACCGAAATATACTTAAATCTTGATCGGACATAAAAGATCTAGAACTATTAACACTTCAATAAGAAAGTATGTCGACCTTATCACATTTCTTTGACAACATCGTAACCCTACAATCTTTAAGAAAATAGTCGTACCTTATCTAGGCACTAGTGCCAGTTCATTATTAGATATTTAGATTACAAATCACGTCAAATAGGACTAACCCATGTTTAACTTACTTACGTGATCAATCATTATCATATAGATGCATAAGTCCGAGTTCTACCAAAGTATAAAAGATCAGTGTTTGTATTTTGAAGTATCTTACCGACAACATCAAGCTTGATGCGATTAGCAAATAAGATATAATGAGAGTCGGTGAAAGCCCAGTCATGGATCATCAAGTGATCTGGGATGGTAAACTCTTGCTTTGCCACCTCCTTAAAACTCGAGTCATATTCTGCAACCCAAAGAAAAAACAATGTCATCTCTCTTCTTCATTTTCAAATTCAGCAAGCCAGTTTATTTGAACAGACTCCTTGTTTCATTTTCCTTCTAGTGAAAATGCAGAATTTATCTTATTATTTTCCAACTTGGAACTATGTGATGAAGCAAAACTTTAACCATAGATTTAGTCCAAAGTATATCGTAGATTTGAAAAACATAGTAAAAATTCTCTTACCATAAAATATAAAATGACTGCGTGGTAGAAGCATGTCTTCTGCATTGCACGACACCATAAGAAGCCTATTTCTGCAACTGTCGAGCTTGTAATGAGATAATAGTCTCTTAGGCGGCATTTCAAACACTCCTGCATATAACAATTGAATCGAAGCAAATTCAATATGTGTCCCCAGATCTATTAAGCTATTATACAACAATCATATAACACACCATATTTGACTTGATTTACCATGAAATTCCTAGCACTCCATTTCTCAGTATATGACAACAAATATTCTTAGCTAAAACGTGGGTTTATCAATTATTAGTATATTATATACAACGTCCTCTAATACTCGATCTGCAGCATATATTTTTATTTCAATTACATATTCTGCAACATGTTACCCTTCCTAGTTCCTATGTTGTTTCATTATTTAATATAAATTTTATGTATATTTTTCACTTGGTTTTCTCCACCATTTGTCTTTGGATCGACCTGACGTTTATAACATTATGCAAAATTACGTACCGTACAAGATCGGCTTCAGCAACCTCGCAGCCACATCCCATACACCACCGCCACCGCCACCAGTCTCCACCGCCGGATCACAGCCCTCCATCAGCTTGACCTTCCCGACCGTATCCAAGGTCTCCGGTTCAATCTCATACGGGTCTCCACCTTCCCACAAACACAGCAACTTCCCACCCCAGCTCAACACACTAGTATTCGCCACGTTCTTCATCACCTTCGTGTTCCCAACTTTCTTTCCTCCCTTCAACACCGAGAACGGCCCCCTGTGCGTGAACCTCCACGTTCCGGTCACCGGATCGTGCTCTTCCACCTGCGCCTCCGTCTTCACGTACTTGGCCATGAACTCGACCTTGACCTCGTCCCCGTTAGTCTTACCGAAGCTAAAAGCCCTAAGGTAGCCATGACCGTCCAAAGGGTGCACTGTTGAGCCATGGTCGTCGCTGAAGATCCCCGGTCCCGTCAAGTAGTACGTTCCAGAAGGAAACTCCGGCGGGACAGCGCCTTCAACCACTCGGAGTGTCACTGGTTCAGTTGTTTCGGAGCGTTGCGAGACGAAGAGGAACTGGTAGTCCCAGAATGCGGTAACGGAGTCGTCGACCACGTCTAGGGGTGAAACGGTGGTGGTGGTAGTAGTACCTCCGTTGGGTGTGGAAATGGAGATGGCACGTGGTGGTTTAAGGAGCGGGGTCGACGAAGGAGGGCGGTGCACCGCAGGTGGATTTATCAGTGCGGGGATCATTGGTTTGGGAACTATGATTTGGAAGGCGTTGGTTTGCATTTTGGGAGATTTGGAAGAAGTTTTAGAAGGTGACAATGGTGCGAGGCTGATGGCATTATGCTTCAACATTATTTATCATATATATATAGAGGCTTGTTGGTCAGGAGGCCATTTGCCATTGGATATTTGGTTTATCACAGATTTGCCATCTTCTCCGCATGTTGCAATATGCAGCCATCGCTTGGAACTTCATGAGTCATGACAAGTGAATGTGCATGGTGGGTCATATACTCGTATATTTTGTGTTATGGACGACATGGGATGGGAATTTCTGGATAAAATGGCAGACATAATGCCCTTGGTTTACTCTTCTTTTTGTTATTTTAATCTTGTTATGGGGCTTTATGGCAATGTTGAAATATCAGTCGAGAGATTTTTACATTTCATGTAATTTGTTATTTTTTATATTTTTTTGATTTGAAATGAAGAGTTCAGAATCTTCAATTGTGACATGAGATGTCTCCTTATGATGTCGGACGAGAATGAACAAAATACCTTAGGTGATAGTTTTTGGCCTAAATTTGTTGGTGGTATTTTTTGGCCTAAATAGAATGCGGACCAATACCTACCATAAGTGATATTCTTCGGCCTAAATTTGTAGGTGATATTCTTCGGCCTAAATAGAATGGACCAATACCGTAAGTGATGTTTTCATCCTAAATTTGTAAGGACTCATGGAAATGGACATTTTAAAATCTCGTTTGTGTTGTGATGCGTCTCAAACATTCATTATGGTTAAAATTGCTCTAATTGAACTCACCATACATAATCTAACTCTTTACACAAGCAATCTAAAAAGTTCAAATGAGTATGAGATATTAACTACGGATCATCTAGTTCGTTTTTTTTTTAGACAAATCTAATTGGTTCTTAATACTATGCTATTTTTTGACATTTTGCTAAACCAGCCTTATTCTCGTTCTATATCATTTAATTTATCGTAAAACAAACATCATTCTAACAAGAAACTCTTAAAGAATACAAATTAAAGAGAAAGGTAAAATTCTAAATATAAGGAGAATGTAAATTGAAAAAAACATCAGAATTTTGAAGAGCAAATTAAACTAGCGAGAGAGATTATTTAGCGAGAGATTCATCTGTTGGAGTTAGAAAAGATTCTCGAGTCAGGTGTCCAACTTGACTCTAGCTAGCCACCAGCAATAATGTCACTACTCACTACTATGCTCTAGTGTGTACGTATTGACCGGCGGACTTTCGTACGTCGAGACAAGTAAGGGCTGCTGCACTCGGTGAACTTCTTTGCTTCTCTCGCTAGTACAACGTACATACTAGCTCTATAATATCCTAATTTCTCTTTGAGATAACGTGTTCGTCCCCATTTTCAGTTTTTATATTTTGTTAATTTGTATAAGCATTTCGCCGCCGTATAAACAATATATATCGTTGAGAGTCCGATACCGTTGTGACCAAAAATAACATCTTTGAGATCGAGTCTGATATTGTTGTTATATACGCATCACGAAATTCAATTATATACCAAACGATTTGTTTTCCTAGTTAGAAATACGTACCATAATCTAAATTATTGTTTTCCGAGTTAGAAATATGTCATTCACCCATCGTTTGTTCACAACCACAATCTAAACACATGTACCCACAAAAACGCGGGCACCCTCACTCAATCCAGGACGAACAAATGCGTATGCAGTCTCAAGATTGATGACACCCAGTACTTTGTGGATCCAAGCTACTCGTAACTAAGAAACCTAAAATTTGAGCACCAAATATTCGTTTCCAGTCTTTGTCTACTTGAGCTTTCAAGGACCAAAGATAAACTGTATGTTGCTGCATGGCAAACACAACAGGTGCTTCAAATTGGACATATATGGATGGATTGGCATAGTTACGAAGTGGAATAGAGGGTGGTAGTTTTGTGAATTGAAGGAGAACCTGGGGGAGTTTCAAGAGGTTAATTAATTCGGAAAATTATTGTTTAATTGATTAATTTAGGCTCTAATACGTAATGAGACAATGATCAGTGTTGGATACCGAAATTGAGTGTTGGAATGATACTGCCGGAAAAATGACAAGAATGGGAGGCAGAGATATTCCATCCTAGCTACTTGGTCCGTCTATAGAGGACTGATCTCATCCTCCCACTCATCTGAGTCCAACTTTAAATTAGATGCCTTTCCGATTAAAGTATTCACTAGCTAATTTGGCATGATTAAGTTTAAGAGCTCTAGCTAGCTTCTCTGAGTTCCATCCAACTACAAACGTTTTTTAATGGAGGCTTACGTCTATCAACCATATTGAACTCAATTGGGAGTGTCATCATGTCGATCAAGTTGTATTGTAATTTTGTCATTTGGAGACACATCATGGAAGAACTTCATGTCAACATTAACGAAAAGAAAAGAAAAGAAAAGTACTTTTCCGTCCACCAAAGAAAAAGAAATTAAGGGAAAGACAAGACGAGAATGAATGCGGTTGTTAAAGCTTGACATGAACAATAACTCAATAAGGAGTTGTGGCTCAAGAACTATAGTTTGATGGGTTTCTTGAGAATGATAGCGGCTGCACCCCATAGCTAGGTTTTCGAAACTGGGTTTTGGGGCATGTTAGGGTTTAGGTAGTCTCAGAGCATAGTAAATTAATTAAGTAAGCGTTTATATGGTGAGACTAGATGGATGAGCAATGTAATTGCGATCCAAAAACAATGTTTAACCCGACGAAGTCACTGTGCTGCTCTCCGACGAATCGTAACTGACATGCTATCTGGTTATTTCCCTTATTCGTATGCGTGACAAATGACAGTGATTAATGACGGTAACAGACGTTTGAGAGTGACCAAACAAAGCACTATATGCATGAATTAATCAAGCCACCCAATCAAGCAAATGTTCGTGGCAGAATCATTCACTCACTTTCGAATTCATAGCTATCGATCGATCAATTTGCATGCATTATAGACCTCAAAGTGTTGGCCTGGGAACATATGGCTCACACTCATCGACTACAAAATTAAGGTGCAGGTATGGAGGTCATCATAAATAAACATGCATATACCCAGAAAATTATGGATCTACTTTATAAATATGCATCCCGCCCAGTTGGATTCTTTTTCTTTTTGTTGATATATAGCCCTTGTTAATCCATAACCAAAAACACTTAGCCGCGCCGAGAATATAACATGATTACCCGGTCGTCAAAAGCCATTCCGGGCAAAGCACCATCGGCGGAACCTCTGCTAACATCTAAAGCATGAAGGTCCAATAACAATTCGCCTATTGGAACCACTCTACAACAACTAAATACCCCCAAAAGGGGAGACGCCGAATAGGACCACGGAAATTGTCCTATATCGAAAGTAAACGACACGACTCCCAATACTAGCCTATAAAACAGGCACAAACTCCCAAAAGAGGTAAGTTCATTATTCCTTCCTTACTCCCGTACTATACATGTAGTCTTCGTGTGCTAATTTAAGCATCGGAAAATCGAAGACTGGGCTACCCTAGTCTTAACTTCTGACACAGTGTTACTTGTGCAGCTACAGGAGCCATAACTCCCTTCCCGTAAACTCGAAAGGAGGCGGAAAGAGCCCTAATTTGAAGACAGCTAAAGAGAAAAATATTGTTTCTTTGTTTTATAAAAGGTGCCCTAGAAAACAGACATGGCTGGCTAGATAAGACTGTAATAAGAAGATCGATCGCGAGAAGCTGACCACTGCCGGCGCCATTTGGGTATGCATGCAAAGTCTACGTACAAAACCAGCAGGTGCTTCAAATGTATTTCCTCATACGACTCATATCAGAATAATCCATGAAGAAAAATTGCTTTGAACGTCTAATTGGCCAGTAAACAACTGATGATCAGTACCTAATGCTTAATCAAACGAGTGATGCT
Above is a window of Fragaria vesca subsp. vesca linkage group LG7, FraVesHawaii_1.0, whole genome shotgun sequence DNA encoding:
- the LOC101311997 gene encoding carotenoid cleavage dioxygenase 7, chloroplastic-like — translated: MQTNAFQIIVPKPMIPALINPPAVHRPPSSTPLLKPPRAISISTPNGGTTTTTTVSPLDVVDDSVTAFWDYQFLFVSQRSETTEPVTLRVVEGAVPPEFPSGTYYLTGPGIFSDDHGSTVHPLDGHGYLRAFSFGKTNGDEVKVEFMAKYVKTEAQVEEHDPVTGTWRFTHRGPFSVLKGGKKVGNTKVMKNVANTSVLSWGGKLLCLWEGGDPYEIEPETLDTVGKVKLMEGCDPAVETGGGGGGVWDVAARLLKPILYGVFEMPPKRLLSHYKLDSCRNRLLMVSCNAEDMLLPRSHFIFYEYDSSFKEVAKQEFTIPDHLMIHDWAFTDSHYILFANRIKLDVVGAMTAVCGTTPMITALSVNPSKDTSPIYLLPRFPDKGNHNRDWRVPIEAPSQFWLLHVCNAYENLDENGNSEIQIHGSACSYEWFNFQKLFGYDWQSGKLDPSVMNITGSKSLPHLVKVSINLDANGNCQRCDAEPLNEWNKSSDFPVINPAFSGTKNKYIYAAASSGSRSALPSFPFDMVVKLNASTKSVHTWSVGSRRFIGEPTFISKGSEEDDGYILVVEYAVAVQRCYLVILDSKKIGAADALVARLEVPKHLNFPLGFHGFWASDD